The following proteins are co-located in the Sporolactobacillus pectinivorans genome:
- a CDS encoding RluA family pseudouridine synthase, with translation MDKTCYQLQQSIDAAHQGLLLREYLKKEMHISRRMLSAIKYKGGHLQVNGEEKTVRHVLQDGDILTITMPPEVPSDFLVSEEMPLDIVYEDDFFVIVNKQAGIPVIPSHQYPSGTLANGLLAYFEKENLASTVHIINRLDRNTSGLMLVAKNRFSHERFFKMQKRKEIHRRYLAFVQGTLSNDEGLIDAPIGRREGSAIERTVDWRAGRRSITQYKVLKRFPDCTLVAVRLQTGRTHQIRVHFASMGNPLLGDDLYGGPAERIERQALHSFELRFIHPFTGVPFHLHAPYPEDMARLVNLSIELKKI, from the coding sequence ATGGATAAAACATGTTATCAGCTGCAACAATCGATTGATGCAGCGCATCAGGGCCTTTTGTTGAGGGAGTACTTGAAAAAAGAAATGCATATCTCACGCCGCATGCTGTCCGCAATCAAATATAAAGGAGGGCATCTGCAAGTTAACGGGGAGGAGAAGACTGTACGCCATGTGCTGCAGGATGGGGATATACTGACAATCACCATGCCGCCGGAAGTGCCAAGTGATTTTCTTGTCAGTGAGGAGATGCCGCTCGACATTGTTTATGAAGACGACTTTTTTGTCATCGTGAATAAACAGGCGGGGATACCGGTGATTCCTTCGCATCAGTATCCGTCTGGGACCTTGGCCAATGGACTGCTTGCTTATTTTGAAAAAGAAAATCTTGCTTCGACCGTTCATATCATAAACCGGCTGGATCGCAATACGTCAGGGTTGATGCTTGTCGCAAAGAATCGGTTCAGCCATGAGCGATTCTTCAAAATGCAAAAGCGAAAGGAAATCCATCGGCGTTACCTCGCGTTTGTGCAGGGAACGCTTAGTAATGACGAAGGGTTGATTGACGCGCCGATTGGAAGGAGAGAAGGGAGTGCCATTGAAAGAACGGTCGACTGGCGTGCCGGAAGACGATCGATCACACAATACAAAGTGTTGAAACGCTTCCCGGATTGTACCCTTGTCGCAGTCCGTCTGCAAACGGGAAGAACGCATCAAATTAGAGTTCATTTTGCATCAATGGGCAATCCTTTGCTTGGGGATGACTTATATGGCGGACCGGCAGAGCGGATCGAGCGGCAGGCACTGCACAGTTTTGAACTGCGCTTTATACATCCCTTCACCGGTGTGCCCTTTCACCTTCACGCGCCATATCCGGAAGATATGGCGCGTCTGGTAAACCTGTCTATTGAATTGAAGAAAATCTGA
- a CDS encoding FtsW/RodA/SpoVE family cell cycle protein, which translates to MNRDSLNKIDIGLFFIVFALACISCVALYYAPVDTGGGGIKSVKLQIMWYIISSIALVLIMAFGYDRLKRMHWILYGIGLFMLFGLVLAKHGIPVPLAEQLNGAWSWYKLPGIGNLQPSEFMKLFLIISLATTIDKHNELYPIRGAHEDLLLLGKIFLVSVPPFLLINMQPDLGSALVVFSIILATILVSGVSWKYIAGLMALIVSALTFLTVSWFKFPAIINLVLQAHQKERFIAWTSPYQYQNQEGYQLVQSLNSIGSGQFFNHSFNSSISLPEAYADFIFSVIGGTFGFVGSVTVIVLFFVMIQRIIRTAVSTHDPFGTYICAGVVGMIMFQVFENIGMTIQVMPITGITLPFLSYGGSSLLSSMLCIGLIQSIRMQSQSLMFS; encoded by the coding sequence ATGAACAGAGACTCTTTAAACAAAATAGACATCGGACTATTTTTTATTGTTTTCGCACTGGCGTGCATTAGCTGTGTTGCCCTTTATTACGCCCCGGTCGACACGGGAGGAGGCGGCATTAAGTCTGTAAAGCTGCAGATTATGTGGTATATCATCAGCTCCATCGCGCTAGTTCTCATCATGGCCTTTGGCTATGATCGGCTGAAGCGGATGCACTGGATTTTATATGGTATCGGTCTCTTCATGCTGTTTGGCCTTGTGCTGGCTAAACATGGCATTCCCGTTCCACTTGCCGAGCAGCTGAACGGGGCATGGAGCTGGTATAAACTGCCAGGGATAGGAAACCTCCAGCCTTCGGAATTTATGAAGCTGTTTCTCATTATTTCTCTTGCGACAACTATCGACAAACACAATGAACTGTATCCGATCAGAGGTGCCCATGAAGATTTATTGCTGCTTGGGAAAATTTTTCTGGTATCGGTGCCGCCATTCCTTTTGATCAACATGCAGCCTGATCTCGGTTCCGCACTTGTCGTTTTCAGTATCATTCTCGCCACGATACTGGTCAGTGGCGTCAGCTGGAAATATATTGCCGGCCTTATGGCATTAATTGTCTCAGCCCTTACTTTTCTTACCGTCAGCTGGTTTAAGTTCCCGGCGATCATTAATCTTGTCCTGCAGGCCCATCAAAAAGAGCGGTTTATCGCCTGGACCAGTCCATATCAGTACCAGAATCAGGAAGGTTACCAGCTTGTCCAGTCACTGAACTCTATTGGATCCGGGCAATTCTTTAACCATTCTTTCAATTCGTCCATCTCGCTTCCTGAAGCTTATGCCGATTTTATCTTTTCCGTGATCGGCGGAACATTCGGGTTTGTCGGATCGGTGACCGTCATTGTGCTTTTTTTCGTCATGATACAACGGATCATCCGCACAGCTGTCAGCACTCATGATCCGTTCGGCACTTACATTTGCGCAGGGGTCGTTGGCATGATTATGTTCCAAGTCTTTGAAAATATCGGCATGACGATTCAAGTCATGCCGATAACGGGAATCACGCTTCCTTTTCTCAGTTATGGAGGCAGTTCCCTGTTATCCAGCATGCTCTGCATCGGTCTCATCCAAAGCATTCGCATGCAGTCCCAGAGTCTAATGTTCAGCTGA
- the fabI gene encoding enoyl-ACP reductase FabI: MDLTLEGRTYVVMGVANKRSIAWGIAQALDRAGARLIFTYNNERFREPVEKLAATLDGKDSLFYPCDVTDDEEIESTFAKIKEDVGQIQGLAHCIAFAKKEELDGDYMNTTRDGFLLAQNVSAYSLTAVLKAAKGLMTDGGSVVTMTYLGGERVVRNYNVMGVAKASLDASVKYLANDLGKDNIRVNAISAGPIRTLSAKGISDFNSVLKVIEEKAPLRRSISPEDVGNTALFLFSDLSKNITGETIHVDAGFNIVSI; encoded by the coding sequence ATGGATTTAACTTTGGAAGGGCGCACCTATGTCGTTATGGGCGTAGCCAACAAAAGAAGTATTGCGTGGGGTATTGCACAGGCGCTGGACAGGGCGGGCGCACGGCTGATATTCACCTATAACAACGAAAGATTTCGCGAGCCTGTTGAAAAACTTGCTGCGACCTTAGATGGAAAGGACAGCCTTTTCTATCCATGCGATGTAACGGACGATGAAGAAATTGAAAGCACATTTGCAAAAATAAAGGAAGATGTCGGCCAGATACAGGGCCTTGCCCATTGCATTGCTTTTGCTAAGAAGGAAGAACTTGACGGCGACTACATGAATACGACCCGTGACGGGTTTCTACTGGCGCAGAATGTCAGCGCTTATTCCCTGACTGCTGTGCTGAAAGCGGCCAAGGGGCTCATGACAGACGGCGGCAGTGTGGTGACGATGACTTATCTTGGCGGCGAGCGCGTCGTTAGAAATTACAATGTGATGGGTGTCGCTAAGGCGAGTCTTGATGCCAGTGTGAAATATCTGGCCAATGATCTGGGCAAGGACAACATCCGCGTCAATGCCATCTCGGCAGGCCCGATCCGCACGTTGTCGGCGAAGGGCATTTCCGATTTCAACAGTGTGCTTAAAGTGATTGAGGAGAAAGCTCCGCTGCGTCGGTCAATCAGTCCGGAGGATGTCGGCAATACTGCTCTCTTTTTGTTCAGTGATCTCTCTAAAAACATTACCGGCGAAACGATTCATGTCGATGCCGGATTCAATATTGTCAGCATCTGA
- a CDS encoding DUF421 domain-containing protein: MGSIVIELSVGLFGLLLLTKVMGRASMSEATPFDFISMIVVGDFVSDAIYDPQTHIFKVLFAIFFWGILIYMIDLITLKVHQTRAFFESQPVIVIRNGLIDREALKKNKVDMNHLQMLLRDREVFSIREISFAVLEPNGKISVIRRPEYEKVNRGDLKLSMRTVSVPITLISDGVIIKKNLKESGKTEEWLKSELSKRSIDNSRRVMLAEWRDEDGLYVQTIQTISN, from the coding sequence GTGGGCTCTATTGTGATCGAACTGAGTGTCGGTTTATTTGGACTGCTCCTGCTGACAAAAGTCATGGGCAGAGCGTCCATGTCCGAAGCGACACCGTTTGATTTTATTTCCATGATCGTCGTCGGCGATTTTGTCAGTGATGCCATTTATGATCCTCAGACACATATTTTTAAAGTCCTGTTTGCAATTTTTTTCTGGGGCATCTTAATTTACATGATTGATCTTATAACATTAAAAGTACATCAAACACGCGCTTTTTTCGAAAGCCAGCCGGTAATCGTTATTCGAAACGGCCTGATTGACAGAGAGGCACTGAAAAAAAATAAGGTGGATATGAATCATTTACAGATGCTGCTTCGTGACCGGGAAGTTTTTTCAATACGGGAGATAAGTTTTGCGGTTCTCGAACCTAACGGAAAGATTTCAGTCATCAGAAGACCGGAATACGAAAAGGTCAATCGAGGGGATCTGAAGCTTTCCATGCGTACCGTCTCCGTCCCCATCACGCTGATCAGTGACGGTGTCATCATTAAAAAAAATCTTAAAGAATCCGGGAAAACCGAGGAGTGGCTCAAAAGTGAGTTGTCAAAGCGCTCAATTGACAATTCCCGCCGTGTTATGCTTGCCGAATGGCGGGATGAAGACGGCCTCTATGTCCAAACGATCCAAACGATCTCCAATTAA
- a CDS encoding alpha/beta hydrolase has translation MISRWGQIVKLSGKMIDVPLTSRFLNRTLPIIAYLPPHDEPGKEYPVLIAQDGREYIQLGRLSSLADDWISKEILQPIIIIAIPYENLQSRRECYHPEGSLHRAYLETLTEEVFPAVASRFPIVSEPDGRTLIGDSLGGTLSLLAALARPDLFGNVIMQSPFVSQNMVDQILAHRESIPLSVYHSIGRHETAVKTTSGKIEDFDYYNQKLHHALCQRGMHSYSFHETDGSHTWRAWQPDLRLALLEKFGY, from the coding sequence ATGATTTCAAGGTGGGGACAGATTGTGAAGCTCTCAGGAAAAATGATAGATGTACCATTGACCAGCCGCTTTCTAAACCGAACGCTCCCGATAATCGCTTATCTTCCACCCCATGATGAACCGGGAAAAGAATATCCGGTATTGATCGCCCAGGACGGACGCGAATACATTCAGCTCGGGCGACTGTCCAGCCTCGCAGATGATTGGATCAGCAAGGAAATCCTGCAGCCAATCATCATCATTGCTATACCTTACGAGAATCTTCAATCACGCCGAGAATGTTACCATCCTGAAGGATCATTGCACCGTGCTTATCTCGAAACGCTGACAGAAGAAGTTTTCCCCGCAGTTGCCAGCCGTTTCCCAATCGTTTCAGAACCGGATGGCCGAACGCTGATCGGTGATTCACTCGGCGGAACTTTGTCTTTGCTTGCTGCCCTCGCTCGTCCTGATCTGTTCGGAAACGTCATCATGCAGTCGCCATTTGTCAGCCAGAATATGGTCGATCAGATTTTGGCTCATCGCGAAAGTATTCCACTTTCTGTATATCATTCAATTGGGCGGCATGAAACGGCTGTAAAGACAACATCGGGCAAAATTGAAGATTTTGACTATTACAATCAAAAGCTCCATCATGCACTGTGCCAACGCGGGATGCATTCGTATTCTTTTCACGAGACGGACGGTTCTCACACATGGAGAGCCTGGCAGCCCGACCTCCGCCTGGCACTGCTTGAAAAATTCGGATACTGA
- a CDS encoding phosphatidylglycerophosphatase A: MTYAPGLPEDATFYSAHKKRVTSRAISVAVEHALKERGVGVEDIAEIVFDLQRPFMPGLTLAACAENVKGALAKRELQHAILVGVELDRLAEKKLLSEPLQSLVDQDEGLFGVDETIALGAVSSFGSIAATTFGYLDKVKPKIIGKLDLAKHGRVNTFLDDLVASIAADASSRLAHRVRDDEEKRLSTNK; encoded by the coding sequence ATGACCTATGCACCTGGTTTGCCAGAGGATGCAACCTTTTATTCGGCGCATAAGAAAAGAGTGACATCCCGGGCGATATCGGTGGCAGTTGAGCATGCGCTGAAAGAGCGCGGGGTAGGGGTTGAGGATATAGCGGAAATTGTCTTCGATCTTCAGCGGCCATTTATGCCCGGATTGACTTTGGCGGCGTGTGCTGAAAATGTGAAAGGCGCACTTGCCAAAAGAGAATTGCAGCATGCCATATTGGTCGGTGTTGAACTTGACAGGCTGGCTGAGAAAAAATTACTTTCCGAACCGCTTCAATCCTTGGTGGATCAGGATGAAGGGTTGTTCGGGGTTGATGAAACAATTGCGCTTGGCGCAGTATCAAGCTTTGGCAGCATTGCGGCGACCACATTCGGTTATCTCGATAAAGTTAAGCCAAAGATTATCGGGAAGCTGGATCTGGCTAAGCATGGACGTGTGAATACATTTTTAGACGACCTGGTAGCAAGTATTGCAGCGGACGCGTCGAGCCGGCTTGCCCATCGGGTCAGAGATGATGAAGAAAAACGATTGTCCACAAATAAATAG
- a CDS encoding RBBP9/YdeN family alpha/beta hydrolase, with translation MTSFLILHGFGGSTDGHWQEWLSKKLDENGFKVYFPQFPDWNRPQKSVWLSALNGTMEAISNDEKLIVIAHSLGCVLWLHYAAQKTRRKVSRAVLVSPPASSPGPEMLNVFFPEASERKMEAEEAVQSFYPFPDNKKTLSSAADQTVIITSTTDPFLPGDSVFDYRAYGVPILLLPNKGHINVSSGFGPWPWILNACLQGALPFPEHIH, from the coding sequence ATGACAAGCTTCCTGATTCTTCACGGATTTGGCGGCAGTACGGATGGACATTGGCAGGAGTGGTTGAGCAAAAAACTGGATGAAAACGGCTTCAAGGTATACTTTCCGCAATTTCCGGACTGGAACCGTCCCCAAAAATCTGTTTGGCTTTCAGCATTAAATGGCACAATGGAAGCAATAAGTAATGATGAGAAGCTCATTGTTATCGCGCACAGCCTGGGCTGCGTCTTATGGCTCCATTATGCTGCTCAAAAGACAAGGAGAAAGGTCAGCCGAGCCGTCCTGGTTTCTCCTCCTGCCAGTTCTCCGGGACCTGAAATGTTAAATGTTTTCTTCCCTGAAGCATCTGAACGGAAAATGGAAGCAGAGGAAGCAGTACAAAGCTTTTATCCGTTTCCCGACAACAAAAAAACTCTTTCATCTGCTGCTGATCAGACTGTAATTATTACCTCGACGACCGATCCTTTTTTACCGGGAGATTCTGTGTTTGATTATCGCGCTTATGGTGTACCGATTCTTTTACTTCCGAATAAGGGTCATATCAATGTCAGTTCAGGTTTCGGGCCCTGGCCGTGGATACTGAATGCATGTCTTCAGGGCGCCTTACCGTTTCCGGAACATATCCATTGA
- a CDS encoding Fur-regulated basic protein FbpA gives MYELFDSSSEEKKEMIIGKLLDLGIYKAKNQQLYELSLRELETYYNLSKAN, from the coding sequence ATGTATGAACTGTTCGACAGCAGTAGCGAAGAAAAAAAAGAAATGATTATTGGAAAATTATTGGATCTTGGCATATATAAGGCGAAAAATCAGCAGCTGTATGAACTTTCATTGAGAGAACTGGAAACTTACTATAACTTGTCAAAGGCCAATTAA
- a CDS encoding MerR family transcriptional regulator: MAAHSQKDAYLYKKVISIGTVCELTGLSERQIRYYEKRKLIFPERSERGNRKYSFSDVETLMDIANKMEDGMQTSELRKEMQKKQSKRYDSKLRERMIKGQLNAYFNKRD, translated from the coding sequence ATGGCAGCGCACTCCCAGAAAGATGCTTATCTTTATAAAAAAGTAATTTCAATAGGTACGGTTTGTGAATTGACGGGTCTTAGTGAACGGCAAATCCGTTACTACGAGAAGAGAAAATTGATTTTTCCGGAAAGATCGGAAAGAGGCAATCGAAAATATTCCTTTTCAGATGTAGAGACGCTGATGGATATTGCCAACAAAATGGAAGATGGTATGCAGACATCTGAACTGAGAAAAGAAATGCAAAAAAAGCAAAGCAAACGGTACGACAGCAAACTCAGAGAACGGATGATCAAAGGTCAGCTCAACGCGTATTTTAATAAAAGAGACTGA